From Chloroflexota bacterium, a single genomic window includes:
- the mtnA gene encoding S-methyl-5-thioribose-1-phosphate isomerase produces the protein MRTVDWQNDAVQMIDQRILPGRFEVITYDDYREIAKAITDMVVRGAPAIGAAGGFGMALAARQSPARDRDSLLIDLAQAKEVLDAARPTAVNLAWATSRMLDLARRLVLPNTDDIRSSLLVEAKRIADEDVEVNKRMAMHGATLINDGDTVLHHCNTGALATVDYGTALGAIRMAHELGKHIHVLVDETRPRLQGARLTAWELKNLNIPFDLIADNAAGYFMYSGQVKAVFVGADRVAANGDAANKIGTYKLAVVAKENNVPFYVVAPTSTVDLSLPDGGHIPIEERSMTEVLNLEIGGEPVAPEGITARNPAFDVTPHRYITAIVTENGVVRPPYVEGLRKAVEGK, from the coding sequence ATGAGAACCGTTGACTGGCAAAACGACGCCGTGCAAATGATTGACCAGCGCATCCTGCCGGGGCGCTTTGAAGTGATCACGTATGACGACTACCGCGAGATCGCCAAAGCCATCACCGACATGGTCGTGCGCGGCGCGCCAGCCATTGGCGCCGCCGGCGGCTTTGGCATGGCCCTGGCCGCCCGGCAAAGCCCGGCGCGAGACCGCGACAGCCTGCTCATTGATTTAGCGCAAGCCAAAGAAGTGCTGGACGCCGCCCGGCCCACCGCCGTCAACTTGGCCTGGGCAACATCGCGGATGCTCGACCTGGCCCGCCGCCTGGTTCTACCGAACACCGACGACATTCGCTCGTCGCTGTTGGTTGAGGCCAAACGCATTGCCGACGAAGATGTAGAGGTCAACAAGCGTATGGCAATGCACGGCGCGACTCTGATCAACGACGGCGACACCGTGCTCCACCACTGCAACACCGGCGCGCTGGCGACGGTGGACTACGGCACGGCGCTCGGCGCCATCCGCATGGCTCACGAACTCGGCAAACACATTCACGTTCTGGTGGACGAGACCCGCCCGCGCTTGCAGGGCGCGCGCCTCACCGCCTGGGAACTCAAGAACCTTAACATCCCGTTCGACCTGATCGCCGACAACGCCGCCGGTTACTTCATGTACTCCGGCCAGGTCAAAGCCGTGTTTGTCGGCGCGGATCGGGTGGCGGCCAACGGCGACGCGGCCAACAAGATCGGCACCTACAAGCTGGCAGTGGTCGCCAAAGAGAACAACGTCCCATTTTACGTCGTCGCCCCCACGTCCACCGTTGACCTTTCCTTGCCCGACGGCGGCCATATTCCAATCGAAGAACGCTCGATGACCGAAGTGCTGAATTTGGAAATCGGCGGCGAACCCGTTGCGCCCGAAGGCATCACCGCCCGCAACCCGGCCTTCGACGTGACGCCCCATCGCTACATCACCGCCATCGTCACCGAGAACGGGGTGGTGAGGCCGCCTTACGTTGAAGGGTTGAGAAAAGCGGTGGAGGGAAAGTGA
- a CDS encoding transglycosylase SLT domain-containing protein: MSKSFRPHYLLPALFGFFALLACSLPPLTGLIESATATATFTETATPTATATDTPTPTPTPQPIVRVQEGDHQLFNGDWDSAIALYQTALDQQPGTDIAAVARFGIATAHLQAGDLDAANGDFTLFLQAYPTDPRIPEAYFQLGAIAQAQGTWNVAIQNYGQYLALRPGVIDSYVWERIGRCYLESGDYVPAANAYEQAILAERAGGLNDLVERKAEALQAQGDLVGALALYDLVANSVSADSTLTLARMDILRGRLNLQLGNTETAYTFFQHAVDNYPQTFDAYQSLIALVDAGVPVDELQRGIVNYHAESYEAALAAFDRYFASTDSPDARVYYYAALTHRARGSTFSAIQRFQDVIDGYPDSDLWVEAWTQKAFTQWAWGDDYAGATATLLKFAEVAPANGAVPEALFQAGRIAERGRDLDRAVSIWSSLNANYPNSPQAPEGAFLAGLALYREGSYNSAVEQFEIAANHSLATVERRAAAWMWAAKTQRLRGDSAAAQAAFDQALAADPGGYYSLRAAELKDGLAPFSPTQGYDFSFDVAGERAIAEQWLAEKLGIANDNLGAMVGPAAADGRWARARELWALGLTAEAKVEFNELRAAYASDALSLYKMALALRDLGAYAQAIRAARASVDAIGLADSFSAPAFFTHLRFGPYYADLITKAASDYNVDPLLLYAVVRQESLFEGGVTSSAAAQGLMQIIPSTGEWVAHQLNWPGYQNSDLYRPYISLEFGAFYLDYQRQYFNGDMYAALAAYNAGPGNAEIWQGLSGDDPDLFVEVVRLDEPRRYVRAIYEFYEIYRGLYGK; the protein is encoded by the coding sequence TTGTCAAAGAGTTTTCGCCCTCACTACCTTCTGCCCGCCCTCTTCGGCTTCTTCGCCCTGCTCGCTTGCTCGTTGCCGCCGCTGACGGGCTTGATCGAATCGGCTACGGCAACAGCCACTTTTACAGAGACGGCTACCCCGACCGCCACCGCGACGGACACGCCGACTCCGACCCCGACGCCTCAGCCCATTGTCCGAGTCCAGGAAGGCGATCATCAACTGTTCAACGGCGACTGGGACTCGGCCATCGCCCTCTATCAAACCGCGCTCGATCAGCAACCGGGGACGGACATTGCCGCCGTCGCCCGCTTTGGCATTGCCACCGCTCACTTGCAGGCCGGCGATCTCGACGCCGCCAACGGCGACTTCACCCTCTTCCTTCAGGCTTACCCAACTGATCCCCGAATCCCGGAGGCCTATTTTCAACTCGGCGCAATTGCCCAGGCGCAGGGCACGTGGAACGTTGCGATTCAAAATTATGGGCAGTATCTGGCGCTCAGGCCTGGCGTGATCGACTCGTACGTGTGGGAGCGCATTGGCCGTTGTTATCTGGAATCGGGCGACTATGTTCCAGCCGCCAATGCTTACGAGCAAGCCATCCTGGCCGAGCGCGCTGGTGGGCTGAACGATCTGGTGGAAAGGAAAGCCGAGGCTCTGCAAGCGCAGGGCGACCTGGTCGGCGCGCTGGCGCTTTATGATCTGGTCGCCAACTCCGTGTCCGCCGATTCAACGCTAACACTGGCCCGCATGGACATTTTGCGCGGGCGGCTTAACCTGCAACTTGGCAATACTGAAACTGCCTACACGTTTTTTCAGCACGCCGTTGACAACTACCCCCAGACGTTCGACGCTTATCAATCGCTGATCGCGCTGGTTGACGCGGGCGTGCCGGTGGACGAACTTCAACGAGGCATCGTCAACTACCATGCCGAGTCCTACGAGGCCGCCCTGGCCGCCTTCGACCGCTACTTCGCCAGCACCGACTCGCCGGACGCGCGTGTTTATTACTACGCCGCCCTCACCCACCGCGCGCGCGGCAGCACCTTCAGCGCCATTCAACGCTTTCAGGACGTGATTGACGGCTACCCCGACAGCGATTTGTGGGTCGAGGCCTGGACTCAGAAGGCCTTCACGCAGTGGGCCTGGGGCGACGATTATGCCGGTGCGACCGCCACGCTTCTCAAGTTCGCCGAAGTTGCCCCCGCGAACGGCGCTGTCCCCGAAGCGCTCTTTCAGGCGGGCCGCATCGCCGAGCGCGGGCGTGATCTGGATCGCGCCGTTTCGATCTGGTCGAGCCTCAACGCCAATTATCCAAACTCGCCGCAAGCGCCTGAAGGCGCGTTCCTGGCCGGCCTGGCTCTTTATCGCGAAGGCAGTTACAACTCGGCGGTCGAGCAGTTTGAGATCGCGGCCAACCACTCGCTGGCAACGGTTGAACGGCGCGCGGCGGCGTGGATGTGGGCGGCCAAGACGCAACGCCTTCGCGGCGACAGCGCCGCCGCTCAGGCGGCTTTCGATCAGGCCCTGGCCGCCGACCCCGGCGGCTATTACTCGCTCCGCGCCGCCGAACTCAAAGACGGCCTCGCGCCCTTCTCGCCCACGCAAGGTTACGACTTTAGTTTTGATGTGGCCGGTGAGCGCGCCATTGCCGAACAATGGCTGGCCGAAAAGCTGGGCATCGCCAACGACAACCTGGGCGCGATGGTCGGGCCTGCCGCCGCCGATGGTCGCTGGGCGCGCGCGCGCGAGTTGTGGGCGCTCGGCCTCACCGCCGAAGCCAAAGTTGAGTTTAATGAATTACGAGCGGCTTACGCCAGTGATGCGCTCTCGTTGTATAAGATGGCATTAGCTTTGCGCGATCTTGGCGCTTACGCTCAGGCGATCCGCGCCGCCCGCGCCAGCGTGGACGCCATCGGTTTAGCCGACTCTTTTTCCGCCCCTGCTTTCTTCACCCACCTTCGTTTCGGCCCCTACTATGCCGATCTGATCACTAAAGCCGCCAGCGACTACAACGTTGATCCGCTCTTGTTATACGCTGTGGTTCGGCAGGAGAGTTTGTTTGAAGGCGGCGTCACTTCGTCGGCGGCGGCTCAGGGCCTCATGCAAATCATCCCTTCCACCGGCGAGTGGGTGGCCCATCAACTCAACTGGCCCGGCTACCAGAACAGCGACCTTTATCGCCCTTACATCAGCCTGGAGTTCGGCGCATTTTATCTTGACTACCAGCGGCAATATTTCAACGGCGACATGTACGCCGCGCTGGCGGCTTACAACGCCGGGCCGGGCAACGCCGAAATCTGGCAGGGCCTGAGCGGCGACGACCCCGACCTGTTTGTCGAAGTCGTCCGCCTCGACGAACCGCGCCGGTACGTCCGGGCGATCTATGAGTTCTATGAAATTTATCGGGGGTTGTACGGAAAATAA
- a CDS encoding NAD-dependent epimerase/dehydratase family protein produces MRILITGSSGQIGTNLALRLLSEGHFVFGIDKRPNTWTDKISTLLQDLSSPYRDFKGGIGHVEYPPDLDLVVHLAAHAKVHELVEQPDRALENITMTFNVLEFCRHNHLPILFSSSREVYGDIHRYITEESYADFAYTESPYSASKIAGEALIYSYAQCYNLRYLVFRFSNVYGRYDNDIERMERVIPLFVRKIGRGEPITVYGKEKVLDFTYVDDCIDGIAKGIELLVSGKEANHTINLAYGQGNSLINMAEYIGEALGVKPDITVQPARVGEVTHYVANIGKARALLGYSPTTTLRDGIHKAVAWSNEWRAAKK; encoded by the coding sequence ATGCGAATCTTGATCACCGGCTCAAGCGGCCAGATCGGCACCAACCTTGCTCTGCGTTTGCTGAGCGAAGGCCACTTTGTCTTCGGCATTGACAAGCGGCCCAACACCTGGACGGATAAAATCTCGACGCTCCTGCAAGACCTCAGCTCGCCTTATCGCGATTTTAAAGGCGGTATCGGCCACGTCGAGTACCCGCCCGACCTTGATCTCGTCGTCCACCTGGCCGCCCACGCCAAAGTTCACGAGCTGGTGGAGCAACCCGACCGGGCGCTGGAAAACATCACCATGACCTTCAACGTGCTGGAGTTTTGCCGTCACAACCACCTGCCCATCCTCTTCAGCAGTTCCCGCGAAGTGTACGGCGACATCCACCGTTACATCACCGAAGAGTCCTACGCCGACTTTGCCTACACCGAAAGCCCGTACTCGGCCAGCAAGATCGCGGGCGAAGCCTTGATCTACTCTTACGCCCAGTGCTACAACCTGCGCTACCTCGTCTTCCGCTTCAGCAACGTCTATGGCCGCTACGACAACGACATCGAACGCATGGAGCGCGTCATCCCGCTCTTCGTTCGCAAAATTGGCCGGGGCGAGCCAATCACGGTTTATGGCAAAGAGAAGGTGCTCGACTTCACTTACGTTGACGACTGCATTGACGGCATCGCCAAAGGCATTGAATTGCTGGTAAGCGGCAAAGAGGCCAATCACACCATCAACCTGGCCTACGGCCAGGGCAACAGCCTGATCAACATGGCCGAATACATCGGCGAGGCGTTGGGCGTCAAGCCCGACATCACCGTGCAACCGGCCCGCGTCGGCGAAGTCACCCATTACGTCGCCAACATCGGCAAAGCCCGCGCCCTGCTCGGCTACAGCCCGACGACCACCCTGCGCGACGGCATCCACAAAGCGGTGGCCTGGTCGAACGAGTGGCGGGCAGCGAAAAAGTAG